A genomic region of Mitsuaria sp. 7 contains the following coding sequences:
- a CDS encoding extracellular solute-binding protein, whose protein sequence is MPDLHLTRRSAARALLVAGAAAALPAAIPAAVAAAQVAPTRAPTSVLRVATFPDLDRAAIAAAPRWRALHPEVELKLLSMQYADHHLSMTTALATGSGLPDVMAIDLRYIGKFAGSGGFVDLNQAPFNASAHADDYVRYAMAQGVGPNGAQVAIPADIGPGTLIYRKDLLDKAGISEAEITRDWSSYLAAGERIRKTTGAYLMADAADLRDIALRQGLQDGEGLYFDAEGRVLVESARFRHAFELGRAARRAGLDARAIAWTNDWAAGFKQGRIATQMMGAWLVGQLRNWIAPQTAGLWRSAPLPGGVQAAYGGSFYAIPKKAANKTAAWDFIRLMTADAEVQLESLKVLDSFPAMRAVLRDPVMDEPIAFLGGQRARQLWRETAAHIPAIPVNRFDVLATTVIRDEFERVIARGKAITEALADARHLIERRARRR, encoded by the coding sequence GTGCCCGACCTCCACCTGACCCGGCGATCGGCGGCGCGTGCGCTGCTGGTGGCCGGGGCAGCCGCCGCGCTCCCTGCAGCCATCCCTGCAGCGGTTGCGGCGGCCCAGGTGGCCCCGACGCGCGCGCCGACCTCGGTGCTGCGCGTCGCCACATTCCCCGACCTCGACCGTGCCGCGATCGCGGCCGCGCCCCGGTGGCGCGCGCTGCATCCGGAGGTCGAGCTCAAGTTGCTGTCGATGCAGTACGCGGATCACCACCTGTCGATGACGACGGCGTTGGCCACAGGCTCCGGCCTGCCCGACGTGATGGCGATCGACCTGCGCTACATCGGCAAGTTCGCCGGTTCGGGCGGCTTCGTGGATCTGAACCAGGCGCCGTTCAACGCGTCCGCGCATGCGGACGACTACGTCCGCTACGCGATGGCGCAAGGCGTGGGGCCGAACGGCGCGCAGGTCGCGATCCCCGCCGACATCGGCCCGGGCACGCTGATCTACCGCAAGGACCTGCTCGACAAGGCCGGCATCAGCGAAGCGGAGATCACCCGCGACTGGTCCTCGTACCTCGCCGCGGGCGAGCGCATCCGCAAGACCACCGGCGCCTACCTGATGGCCGATGCCGCCGACCTGCGCGACATCGCGCTGCGGCAGGGACTGCAGGATGGCGAGGGCCTTTACTTCGATGCCGAGGGGCGCGTGCTCGTCGAGTCCGCGCGATTCCGCCACGCCTTCGAGCTCGGCCGCGCCGCGCGCCGCGCAGGCCTGGACGCACGCGCCATCGCGTGGACCAACGACTGGGCGGCGGGATTCAAGCAGGGCCGCATCGCGACGCAGATGATGGGCGCGTGGCTCGTGGGCCAGCTGCGCAACTGGATCGCGCCGCAGACGGCGGGGCTGTGGCGCTCGGCGCCGCTGCCCGGCGGCGTGCAGGCCGCCTATGGCGGCTCGTTTTATGCGATCCCGAAGAAGGCCGCCAACAAGACCGCTGCGTGGGATTTCATCCGCCTGATGACGGCCGACGCAGAGGTGCAGCTCGAATCGCTCAAGGTGCTCGACAGCTTTCCCGCGATGCGCGCGGTGCTGCGGGATCCGGTGATGGACGAGCCGATCGCCTTCCTCGGCGGCCAGCGCGCGCGCCAGCTGTGGCGCGAGACCGCGGCGCACATCCCCGCGATTCCGGTGAACCGCTTCGACGTCCTGGCGACGACGGTGATCCGCGACGAGTTCGAGCGCGTCATCGCCAGGGGCAAGGCCATCACCGAAGCGCTGGCCGATGCGCGCCATCTCATCGAGCGCCGCGCGCGCCGCCGCTGA
- a CDS encoding tryptophan halogenase family protein has protein sequence MQPIQDILIVGGGTAGWLTAAFLARQLGTAHGGVRITLVESSDIGIIGVGEGTFPSIRGTLSAIGIGEAEFLDACSATYKQGIRFEHWVRPPGTPGADHYFHPFSQPSQRPGAPELLPYWLMGDAGKGRAFAEAVTLQKAVADARHGPKRASDGDFLGPLNYAYHFDAGRFAALLAEHGQALGVKRVIATVDRVDLDEQGAIAAVHTKEAGTLTAGLYVDCSGFRARLIGEALGSPFKSMRDVLFVDSALAMQVPYARPDAPIASYTIANAQDHGWIWDIGLQERRGIGHVYSSRHCDDEEAERALRRYIGPASDALTPRKLALNIGYRETQWVKNCVAVGLSGGFLEPLESSGIGLIETAAYLIGQLFPFNGDTAPVANHFNAFMKERYARIVDFIKLHYGLTQRTDTAFWRDNADPASFTESLKEKLAMWRCRPPQRLDFITDVEMYLPASWQYVLYGMEFETQLGSGAAALRRGEEARREFATIAQLGAHALRDLPPHRVLIEQLLARTGRRVA, from the coding sequence ATGCAGCCCATCCAGGACATCCTCATCGTCGGCGGCGGCACGGCCGGCTGGCTCACCGCCGCGTTCCTCGCGCGGCAGCTCGGCACCGCGCACGGCGGCGTCCGCATCACGCTGGTGGAGTCCAGCGACATCGGCATCATCGGCGTGGGCGAAGGGACCTTCCCCTCGATCCGCGGCACGCTGTCGGCGATCGGCATCGGCGAGGCGGAGTTCCTCGACGCCTGCTCGGCGACCTACAAGCAGGGCATCCGCTTCGAGCACTGGGTGCGCCCGCCGGGGACGCCGGGCGCGGATCACTACTTCCATCCGTTCAGCCAGCCGAGCCAGCGGCCCGGTGCGCCGGAACTGCTGCCGTACTGGCTGATGGGCGACGCCGGCAAGGGGCGCGCTTTCGCCGAGGCGGTGACGCTGCAGAAGGCCGTCGCCGACGCGCGGCACGGCCCCAAGCGCGCGAGCGACGGGGACTTCCTCGGACCGCTGAACTACGCGTATCACTTCGACGCGGGGCGCTTCGCGGCGCTGCTCGCCGAGCATGGTCAGGCGCTCGGCGTGAAGCGCGTGATCGCGACGGTGGATCGCGTGGATCTCGATGAACAGGGCGCGATCGCCGCCGTGCATACCAAGGAGGCCGGCACGTTGACGGCCGGGCTTTACGTCGATTGCAGCGGCTTCCGCGCGCGCCTGATCGGCGAGGCGCTGGGCTCGCCGTTCAAGTCGATGCGCGACGTGCTCTTCGTCGACAGCGCGCTGGCGATGCAGGTGCCGTATGCGCGGCCCGATGCGCCCATCGCGTCGTACACGATCGCGAACGCGCAGGACCACGGCTGGATCTGGGACATCGGGCTGCAGGAGCGGCGCGGCATCGGCCATGTCTACAGCAGCCGGCATTGCGACGACGAGGAGGCGGAGCGCGCGCTGCGCCGCTACATCGGGCCGGCCTCGGACGCGCTGACGCCGCGCAAGCTCGCGCTCAACATCGGGTATCGCGAGACGCAGTGGGTGAAGAACTGCGTGGCGGTCGGCCTGTCCGGCGGTTTCCTGGAGCCGCTGGAGTCGTCAGGCATCGGACTCATCGAGACGGCGGCCTACCTGATCGGACAGCTGTTCCCGTTCAACGGCGACACGGCGCCGGTGGCGAATCACTTCAACGCGTTCATGAAGGAGCGCTACGCGCGCATCGTCGACTTCATCAAGCTGCACTACGGGCTGACGCAGCGCACGGACACGGCGTTCTGGCGCGACAACGCGGATCCGGCCTCGTTCACCGAGTCGCTGAAAGAGAAGCTCGCGATGTGGCGCTGCCGCCCGCCGCAGCGGCTGGACTTCATCACCGACGTCGAGATGTACCTGCCGGCGAGCTGGCAGTACGTTCTCTACGGGATGGAATTCGAGACGCAGCTGGGGAGCGGCGCGGCCGCGTTGAGGCGCGGCGAGGAAGCCCGGCGGGAGTTCGCGACGATCGCGCAGCTCGGCGCACATGCGCTGCGGGACCTGCCGCCGCATCGGGTGTTGATCGAGCAACTCCTCGCACGGACGGGGCGGCGGGTCGCCTGA
- a CDS encoding carbohydrate ABC transporter permease translates to MARAERHWPAWLIVVGGAVLLVAPLYFTFVFATHGRSEIFDNPPPLWFGDAAPSNLRLLEERLPFWRNLGMSLYVASMTTVLNLLLCSLAGYAFAIYEFRFKRTLFAIVLGSMMLPAFMHMIPSFMVMDALGWIDEPRALYVPAAASALGIFLMRQYIGSAIPPDLIDAARIDGCGELRIFWSIVLPLLTPALGTLGLITFIASWNNFVAPLVVMRSAENYTLPLALRSMQAPNNTEWGALMIGSAIAMLPLLVAYFFSARRLVAGLTSGAVRG, encoded by the coding sequence ATGGCTCGCGCTGAACGCCATTGGCCGGCGTGGCTGATCGTCGTAGGCGGCGCGGTCCTGCTAGTGGCGCCGCTGTACTTCACCTTCGTCTTCGCGACGCACGGGCGCTCGGAGATCTTCGACAACCCGCCGCCGCTGTGGTTCGGCGACGCCGCGCCGTCCAACCTGCGCCTGCTCGAAGAGCGCCTGCCGTTCTGGCGCAACCTCGGCATGAGCCTCTACGTCGCGTCCATGACGACGGTGCTCAACCTGCTGCTGTGTTCGCTCGCGGGCTACGCGTTCGCGATCTACGAGTTCCGCTTCAAGCGCACGCTCTTCGCGATCGTGCTCGGCTCGATGATGCTGCCGGCCTTCATGCACATGATCCCGAGCTTCATGGTGATGGACGCGCTGGGCTGGATCGACGAGCCGCGCGCGCTCTACGTGCCGGCGGCCGCGAGCGCGCTGGGCATCTTCCTGATGCGGCAGTACATCGGCTCCGCGATCCCGCCCGACCTGATCGACGCCGCGCGCATCGACGGCTGCGGCGAACTGCGCATCTTCTGGAGCATCGTGCTGCCGCTGCTCACGCCCGCGCTGGGCACGCTGGGACTGATCACCTTCATCGCGAGCTGGAACAACTTCGTCGCGCCGCTGGTCGTCATGCGCTCGGCCGAGAACTACACGCTGCCGCTGGCGCTGCGCTCGATGCAGGCGCCCAACAACACCGAATGGGGCGCGCTGATGATCGGCAGCGCCATCGCGATGCTGCCGCTGCTGGTGGCGTACTTCTTCAGCGCCCGGCGGCTCGTCGCCGGGCTCACCTCGGGCGCCGTGCGCGGCTGA
- a CDS encoding carbohydrate ABC transporter permease, whose amino-acid sequence MTSRRLAPYLFIAPFFALFLVFSLFPLVFSIYLSLQQWNPAEGLHTMHWVGLENYGYALTDPWFWDALYNTAWFALVAGVPQHLVALPLAFFIHRRFKRGRDLVVGAYFVPYITSSVAIALIFTTLYSKDYGLINAALAELTRIPFIGSPLASLTALKDGGGIDWLGDADVTRPAVAFVVFWRYLGWNLVLYLSGLQVIDKDLYEAATLDGATEWQQFWHVTLPLLKPMMFFAVTLTIIGNLQLFEEPFILVDGEKGVSSSVMTTAIFMYRTAFSDGDFGTASAMSWLMFVLIAALTWVNARLFGRDPRSRHGSR is encoded by the coding sequence ATGACCTCGCGCCGGCTCGCACCCTACCTGTTCATCGCGCCGTTCTTCGCGCTGTTCCTGGTGTTCAGCCTGTTCCCGCTGGTCTTCTCGATCTACCTGTCGCTGCAGCAGTGGAACCCGGCCGAAGGCCTGCACACGATGCACTGGGTCGGGCTGGAGAACTACGGCTACGCGCTCACCGACCCGTGGTTCTGGGATGCGCTCTACAACACCGCCTGGTTCGCGCTCGTCGCCGGCGTGCCGCAGCATCTGGTGGCGCTGCCGCTGGCCTTCTTCATCCATCGGCGTTTCAAGCGCGGGCGCGACCTGGTCGTCGGCGCGTACTTCGTCCCGTACATCACGTCGAGCGTCGCCATCGCGCTGATCTTCACGACGCTGTATTCCAAGGACTACGGCCTGATCAACGCCGCGCTGGCCGAGCTCACGCGCATCCCGTTCATCGGCAGCCCGCTGGCGTCGCTGACGGCGTTGAAGGACGGCGGCGGCATCGACTGGCTCGGCGACGCCGACGTCACGCGGCCCGCCGTGGCCTTCGTCGTGTTCTGGCGCTACCTCGGCTGGAACCTCGTGCTCTACCTGTCCGGCCTGCAGGTCATCGACAAGGACCTCTACGAGGCCGCGACGCTGGACGGCGCCACCGAGTGGCAGCAGTTCTGGCACGTCACGCTGCCGCTGCTCAAGCCCATGATGTTCTTCGCGGTGACGCTGACCATCATCGGCAACCTGCAGCTGTTCGAGGAGCCCTTCATCCTCGTCGACGGCGAGAAGGGCGTGTCTTCATCGGTGATGACGACGGCGATCTTCATGTACCGGACGGCGTTCTCTGACGGCGACTTCGGCACCGCGTCGGCGATGTCGTGGCTGATGTTCGTGCTGATCGCCGCGCTGACCTGGGTCAACGCGCGGCTGTTCGGCCGTGATCCGAGGAGCCGCCATGGCTCGCGCTGA
- a CDS encoding FAD-binding oxidoreductase, whose protein sequence is MLSFQAGGFLAQAIAVCGEAFVQVGADIEPRFLQPARYAAGRAAALVRPGSRDEAARVLALAAACGLRVVVQGAHTGLVRAGTPDDANGEVLLSTERLREVFELDLLDRTLRVSSGFRLSEINERLEPHGLWFPVDLSADPSIGGMVAHNTGGTRMLRYGDVRANTLALEVVLAEPAGQVLRLGQGLQKDNSALALGQLFIGSSGSLGLVSEVTIKLAPLPRQRAVALVAPASLAEVFPLYADVMQRWGGLVSAFEGISRAALEAGLHGQDVARWFEGQLPDYAMLIELSSELPADQLSLNGLLQSWLEGEFESGRVRDAVLDADEAIWGLRHRISEGLRVQGKVIGLDLSLPRKHFMAFRERGAAWLAERFPQARLADFGHLGDGGMHFNMVWPASAGALTPEQELTLREGLYALVAELGGSISAEHGVGPQLQSAYRAHWERVEPAMLDWARRVQALWDPHTRLGKVSWGG, encoded by the coding sequence GTGTTGAGCTTCCAGGCCGGCGGCTTCCTCGCGCAAGCGATCGCCGTCTGCGGCGAAGCCTTCGTGCAGGTGGGCGCGGACATCGAGCCGCGCTTCCTTCAGCCCGCGCGCTACGCAGCGGGGCGTGCCGCCGCACTGGTGCGCCCGGGCAGCCGCGACGAAGCGGCACGCGTGCTGGCGCTCGCCGCGGCTTGCGGTCTTCGTGTGGTGGTGCAGGGCGCGCATACGGGCCTGGTCCGTGCGGGCACGCCCGATGACGCGAACGGCGAAGTGCTCTTGAGTACCGAGCGACTGCGCGAGGTTTTCGAACTCGACCTGCTCGACCGCACGCTGCGCGTGTCGTCGGGCTTCCGGCTGTCGGAGATCAACGAACGCCTTGAGCCGCACGGCCTGTGGTTCCCCGTCGATCTCAGCGCCGATCCGTCGATCGGCGGCATGGTGGCGCACAACACCGGCGGCACGCGGATGCTCCGCTACGGCGATGTGCGCGCCAACACGCTGGCGCTGGAAGTCGTCCTGGCGGAACCGGCGGGTCAGGTCTTGCGCCTGGGGCAGGGACTGCAGAAGGACAACTCGGCGCTCGCGCTGGGGCAGTTGTTCATCGGTTCCTCGGGCAGCCTGGGGCTGGTCAGCGAAGTCACGATCAAGCTCGCGCCCCTGCCGCGCCAGCGCGCCGTGGCGCTGGTGGCGCCCGCGTCGCTGGCCGAGGTGTTCCCGCTCTACGCCGATGTGATGCAGCGCTGGGGCGGGCTGGTGTCCGCCTTCGAAGGCATCAGCCGCGCGGCGCTCGAAGCGGGGTTGCACGGCCAGGATGTCGCGCGTTGGTTTGAAGGGCAACTGCCGGACTACGCGATGCTCATCGAGCTCAGCAGCGAGCTGCCGGCGGATCAGCTCTCGCTCAACGGACTGCTGCAGTCCTGGCTCGAAGGCGAATTCGAATCGGGGCGGGTGCGCGATGCCGTGCTCGACGCCGACGAGGCGATCTGGGGCCTGCGCCATCGCATCAGCGAAGGACTGCGCGTGCAGGGCAAGGTGATCGGGCTCGATCTCTCGCTGCCGCGCAAGCACTTCATGGCCTTCCGCGAGCGCGGGGCGGCCTGGCTGGCCGAGCGATTCCCGCAGGCGCGCCTTGCGGATTTCGGCCACCTCGGCGACGGCGGCATGCACTTCAACATGGTGTGGCCGGCGAGTGCCGGAGCCCTCACACCGGAGCAAGAACTGACCCTGCGCGAGGGCCTGTACGCGCTGGTCGCGGAGCTCGGCGGATCGATCAGCGCGGAGCACGGGGTCGGCCCTCAACTGCAGTCGGCGTACCGGGCGCATTGGGAGCGCGTGGAGCCCGCGATGCTGGATTGGGCGAGGAGAGTACAGGCGTTGTGGGATCCGCACACCCGACTTGGAAAAGTGAGTTGGGGCGGTTGA
- a CDS encoding LacI family DNA-binding transcriptional regulator codes for MPPRKPATIIDVAREAGVSIKTVSRVLNQEPGVHSETREAVLKVVADLKYRPKQSARSLAGGRSFLIGLLYYDPSAAFVGGVQQGATLRCREAGYHLVVESLHNDAPDLAMQVDRMVSALRPDGMILTPPLCDNPQVLAALRESQTPCVLISPAADEPEHPSVRMDDVHAAEEITNLLISLGHTRIAIIKGAKEQVASRRRYQGYLAALKAHKLPLDKDLVVQGDFTFDTGVEAAYQLLSRRQRPTAVFASNDDMALGVLAAAQRLGLAVPGDLSIAGFDDTPAAARVWPPLTTVRQPMDDMARAAVDLLIGAPRDAEPDAEAEEAAKIRHRVLPHELVVRDSTAVLGTKAAPRLKKV; via the coding sequence ATGCCGCCACGTAAACCCGCCACCATCATCGACGTCGCTCGCGAAGCGGGCGTCTCCATCAAGACGGTATCCCGGGTCCTGAACCAAGAGCCGGGCGTCCATTCCGAAACGCGCGAGGCGGTGCTGAAGGTCGTGGCCGACCTCAAGTACCGGCCCAAGCAATCGGCGCGCAGCCTTGCGGGCGGACGATCCTTCCTGATCGGCCTGCTGTATTACGACCCGTCCGCGGCCTTCGTCGGAGGTGTCCAGCAGGGCGCGACGCTGCGCTGCCGCGAGGCCGGTTACCACCTCGTCGTCGAGTCGCTCCACAACGACGCCCCCGACCTCGCGATGCAGGTCGACCGCATGGTCTCGGCGCTGCGTCCGGACGGCATGATCCTCACGCCCCCGCTGTGCGACAACCCGCAGGTGCTGGCCGCGTTGCGCGAGAGCCAGACGCCGTGCGTGCTGATTTCTCCCGCCGCCGATGAGCCCGAGCATCCGAGCGTCCGGATGGACGACGTGCATGCTGCCGAGGAGATCACCAACCTGCTGATCAGCCTGGGCCACACGCGCATCGCGATCATCAAGGGCGCGAAGGAGCAGGTCGCCTCCAGGCGCCGCTACCAGGGCTACCTGGCCGCGCTGAAGGCGCACAAGCTGCCGCTCGACAAGGACCTGGTGGTGCAGGGCGACTTCACCTTCGACACCGGGGTCGAGGCGGCTTATCAGCTGCTGAGCCGCCGCCAACGTCCGACCGCGGTCTTCGCGAGCAACGACGACATGGCGCTGGGCGTGCTCGCCGCGGCGCAGCGGCTGGGCCTGGCGGTGCCGGGCGACCTCTCGATCGCCGGCTTCGACGACACGCCCGCCGCCGCGCGCGTGTGGCCGCCGCTGACGACGGTGCGCCAGCCGATGGACGACATGGCGCGCGCCGCGGTCGACCTGCTGATCGGCGCGCCTCGCGACGCCGAGCCCGACGCGGAAGCCGAGGAGGCCGCGAAGATCCGTCACCGCGTCCTGCCGCACGAGCTCGTCGTGCGTGACTCCACCGCCGTGCTTGGCACGAAGGCGGCGCCGCGCCTCAAGAAGGTCTGA
- a CDS encoding TonB-dependent receptor, translating to MTDRLIRRPRLGLSSPVQIAVLALLAGAAHAQSTEAPAPAPQAESSSTASTSSADAKENKALPQVVVTATKRATSLQKTPIAVTAISASTIDDAHVKSMLDVFNLVPSMQGTGQGDHGIVSITLRGIGNDSAKTEYADPEVALFVDGVFAPRPEGAATMLFDLDGIEVLRGPQGTLWGRNSTVGTINMKTAKPVLKDNSGYVELGTGSYNRLGAKGAINIPLGDTLAARVAFIHEQHDGYVDYQKPTQYTLAQQQAAYNAGNTAGTFPPFQPLNYNLFTTGGPKYNAQDQTAARLSLLWQPIKEFRWDVSVEQFADRGTPAMSLMQTPREGQKFWSALIDTAPSLKRDSTSIRSRAEYDMGGMSLAYVAGYTHFKGSGTYDQDLGVQMPTSFTTGANHQEDNTVWTSYRSQSHELTLQSTAKQTIDWVLGLYYAAEDNGIRFDIPIMNGTQQGTVSWQGSFIQPKETVDSKAAFGQATWNLTDAFHVTGGLRYTHDDRKNIGGRGWTWAYNAAAPQIPLNPTIDPTDPANGYQAGNINDAHYTGSKTTWLARATYDIDKSSMAYGSVSTGYKSGGTGDGGLPYGPETLTNYEVGYKTSLLDGRMTFNVSAYHMKFKDFQFSAPVIVNGNRQFAYSNAEGAKVSGIELETAWMITNDDKLMLSASYTKTKLGQLVAASNDYQLPTCFDATLGGTCLNVTGHELPHAPKVAIQLMYEHVFPLANGDQVAPRISYHYQSSNWLSVFNLGEGDRQKAYSTADISVRYSSKKNWYVDGFVRNVSDEKIKTSAGSAVSFANPVWTAQYAAPRTFGLNAGYNF from the coding sequence ATGACTGACCGCCTCATCCGCCGGCCGCGCCTCGGCCTTTCCTCGCCCGTCCAGATCGCCGTGCTCGCGCTGCTGGCCGGAGCGGCCCACGCCCAATCGACCGAGGCGCCGGCGCCCGCGCCGCAGGCTGAAAGCAGCAGCACCGCCTCGACGTCGTCGGCCGACGCCAAGGAGAACAAGGCGCTGCCCCAAGTCGTCGTCACGGCGACCAAGCGCGCCACCTCGCTGCAGAAGACCCCGATCGCGGTGACCGCGATCAGCGCGTCGACCATCGACGACGCCCACGTCAAGAGCATGCTCGACGTGTTCAACCTCGTGCCCAGCATGCAGGGCACGGGGCAGGGCGACCACGGCATCGTGAGCATCACGCTGCGCGGCATCGGCAACGACTCCGCCAAGACCGAGTACGCCGACCCCGAGGTCGCGCTCTTCGTCGACGGCGTCTTCGCGCCGCGTCCCGAGGGCGCCGCGACCATGCTGTTCGACCTCGACGGCATCGAAGTGCTGCGCGGCCCGCAGGGCACGCTGTGGGGACGCAACTCCACCGTCGGCACGATCAACATGAAGACGGCCAAGCCGGTGTTGAAGGACAACTCCGGCTACGTCGAGCTGGGCACCGGCAGCTACAACCGCCTGGGCGCGAAGGGCGCGATCAACATCCCGCTGGGCGACACGCTCGCGGCGCGCGTGGCCTTCATCCACGAGCAGCACGACGGCTACGTCGATTACCAGAAGCCGACGCAGTACACGCTGGCGCAGCAGCAGGCCGCCTACAACGCGGGCAACACCGCCGGCACCTTCCCGCCGTTCCAGCCGCTGAACTACAACCTGTTCACGACGGGCGGACCGAAGTACAACGCGCAGGACCAGACCGCCGCGCGCCTGAGCCTGCTGTGGCAGCCGATCAAAGAGTTCCGCTGGGACGTGTCGGTGGAGCAGTTCGCCGACCGCGGCACGCCGGCGATGAGCCTGATGCAGACGCCGCGCGAAGGCCAGAAGTTCTGGTCCGCGCTGATCGACACGGCGCCGTCGCTCAAGCGCGACTCGACCTCGATCCGCAGCCGCGCGGAGTACGACATGGGCGGCATGTCGCTGGCCTACGTCGCGGGCTACACGCACTTCAAGGGCTCGGGCACCTACGACCAGGACCTCGGCGTGCAGATGCCGACGAGCTTCACGACGGGCGCCAACCACCAGGAAGACAACACCGTCTGGACCAGCTACCGCAGCCAGAGCCATGAGCTGACGCTGCAGAGCACGGCCAAGCAGACCATCGACTGGGTGCTGGGCCTGTACTACGCGGCCGAGGACAACGGCATCCGCTTCGACATCCCGATCATGAACGGGACGCAGCAGGGCACCGTGAGCTGGCAGGGCTCCTTCATCCAGCCCAAGGAGACCGTCGATTCGAAGGCCGCCTTCGGCCAGGCGACCTGGAACCTGACCGACGCCTTCCACGTGACCGGCGGCCTGCGCTACACGCACGACGACCGCAAGAACATCGGCGGACGCGGCTGGACCTGGGCCTACAACGCGGCGGCGCCGCAGATCCCGCTGAACCCGACGATCGACCCGACCGATCCGGCCAACGGCTACCAGGCCGGCAACATCAACGACGCGCACTACACGGGCAGCAAGACGACCTGGCTGGCGCGTGCGACCTACGACATCGACAAGAGCTCGATGGCCTACGGCAGCGTGTCCACCGGCTACAAGTCCGGCGGTACGGGCGACGGCGGGCTGCCCTACGGCCCGGAGACGCTCACCAACTACGAGGTCGGCTACAAGACCTCGCTGCTGGACGGCCGCATGACCTTCAACGTCAGCGCGTACCACATGAAGTTCAAGGACTTCCAGTTCAGCGCACCGGTGATCGTCAACGGCAACCGCCAGTTCGCCTATTCCAACGCGGAGGGCGCGAAGGTGTCGGGCATCGAGCTCGAGACCGCCTGGATGATCACCAACGACGACAAGCTGATGTTGTCGGCGTCGTACACGAAGACCAAGCTCGGTCAGCTGGTGGCGGCATCCAACGACTACCAGCTGCCGACCTGCTTCGATGCGACGCTGGGCGGCACCTGTCTGAACGTGACGGGGCACGAGCTGCCGCACGCGCCCAAGGTGGCGATCCAGCTGATGTACGAGCACGTGTTCCCGCTCGCCAACGGCGACCAGGTCGCGCCGCGCATCAGCTACCACTACCAGTCGTCCAACTGGCTGTCGGTCTTCAACCTCGGCGAGGGCGATCGTCAGAAGGCGTACTCGACGGCGGACATCAGCGTGCGCTACTCGTCGAAGAAGAACTGGTACGTCGACGGCTTCGTGCGCAACGTCTCGGACGAGAAGATCAAGACCAGCGCGGGCAGCGCGGTGAGCTTCGCCAATCCGGTGTGGACCGCGCAGTACGCGGCGCCGCGGACCTTCGGTCTGAACGCGGGCTACAACTTCTGA